Proteins encoded within one genomic window of Arachis ipaensis cultivar K30076 chromosome B08, Araip1.1, whole genome shotgun sequence:
- the LOC107613488 gene encoding GTP 3',8-cyclase, mitochondrial isoform X1, with amino-acid sequence MIALITRRFLSKFPGWRFGFGQSNSLLVNCEAGSHCASRSTNGQVNFSGNLNEYSTRTYETSCATSLDNQPKDNTVSDMLVDSFGRLHTYFRISLTERCNLRCQYCMPADGVELTPNAQLLTNAEILRLANLFVSSGVNKIRLTGGEPTVRKDIEDICMGLSKLKGLETLTMTTNGITLARKLPRLKECGLTSVNISLDTLVPAKFEFMTRRKGHEKVMNSINAAVDLGYNPVKVNGVVMRGFNDDEICDFVDLTREKPINVRFIEFMPFDGNVWNVKKLVPYSEMMDRVIKHVPSIKRLQDHPTDTAKNFAIDGHQGRVSFITSMTEHFCAGCNRLRILADGNFKVCLFGPSEVSLRDPLRHGAEDDELMEIIAAAVKRKKALHAGMFDLAKTANRPMIHIGG; translated from the exons CATTGTGCTAGCAGAAGTACCAATGGTCAAGTCAATTTCAGTGGCAACTTGAATGAATATTCCACAAGAACTTATGAAACATCGTGCGCTACATCGCTTGACAATCAGCCAAAGGATAACACTGTTTCTGATATGTTAGTAGATTCATTTGGACGGTTGCACACTTACTTCAGAATATCGTTAACAGAACGGTGCAATTTACGGTGTCAGTATTGTATGCCAGCAGACGGCGTGGAGCTAACTCCTAACGCTCAGCTTTTGACAAATGCTGAGATTTTGCGACTAGCAAATCTCTTTGTAAGTTCCGGGGTAAATAAAATACGGTTGACTGGTGGGGAGCCAACTGTAAGAAAGGATATTGAAGATATATGCATGGGGTTGTCAAAATTGAAGGGACTGGAGACATTGACCATGACTACAAATGGTATCACCCTAGCAAGGAAACTTCCAAGGCTGAAAGAATGTGGCCTTACTTCTGTGAACATTAGTTTGGACACATTGGTACCTGCAAAGTTTGAGTTTATGACAAGACGGAAAGGGCATGAAAAAGTAATGAATTCAATTAATGCTGCTGTGGACCTTGGTTATAATCCTGTTAAG GTCAATGGTGTTGTAATGCGTGGATTTAATGATGATGAAATATGTGACTTTGTTGATCTGACAAGAGAAAAGCCTATTAATGTTCGTTTTATAGAATTCATGCCATTTGATGGAAATGTTTGGAATGTCAAGAAGCTTGTACCCTACTCAGAAATGATGGATAGAGTG ATAAAACATGTTCCTTCCATAAAGAGACTTCAGGATCACCCAACAGATACAGCCAAGAATTTCGCAATAGATGGACATCAAGGTAGAGTTTCATTTATCACATCAATGACGGAGCATTTTTGTGCTGGTTGCAATAGATTGCGAATACTAGCAGATGGAAACTTCAAAGTGTGTCTATTTGGTCCTTCAGAG GTAAGCTTAAGGGATCCCTTGCGACATGGTGCAGAGGATGATGAGCTTATGGAGATAATAGCAGCAGCG GTGAAGAGGAAGAAAGCTTTGCATGCTGGAATGTTTGACCTTGCAAAGACAGCAAATAGGCCTATGATACATATCGGCGGATGA
- the LOC107613488 gene encoding GTP 3',8-cyclase, mitochondrial isoform X3, with translation MIALITRRFLSKFPGWRFGFGQSNSLLVNCEAGSHCASRSTNGQVNFSGNLNEYSTRTYETSCATSLDNQPKDNTVSDMLVDSFGRLHTYFRISLTERCNLRCQYCMPADGVELTPNAQLLTNAEILRLANLFVSSGVNKIRLTGGEPTVRKDIEDICMGLSKLKGLETLTMTTNGITLARKLPRLKECGLTSVNISLDTLVPAKFEFMTRRKGHEKVMNSINAAVDLGYNPVKLRPFVTIFIKQIKHVPSIKRLQDHPTDTAKNFAIDGHQGRVSFITSMTEHFCAGCNRLRILADGNFKVCLFGPSEVSLRDPLRHGAEDDELMEIIAAAVKRKKALHAGMFDLAKTANRPMIHIGG, from the exons CATTGTGCTAGCAGAAGTACCAATGGTCAAGTCAATTTCAGTGGCAACTTGAATGAATATTCCACAAGAACTTATGAAACATCGTGCGCTACATCGCTTGACAATCAGCCAAAGGATAACACTGTTTCTGATATGTTAGTAGATTCATTTGGACGGTTGCACACTTACTTCAGAATATCGTTAACAGAACGGTGCAATTTACGGTGTCAGTATTGTATGCCAGCAGACGGCGTGGAGCTAACTCCTAACGCTCAGCTTTTGACAAATGCTGAGATTTTGCGACTAGCAAATCTCTTTGTAAGTTCCGGGGTAAATAAAATACGGTTGACTGGTGGGGAGCCAACTGTAAGAAAGGATATTGAAGATATATGCATGGGGTTGTCAAAATTGAAGGGACTGGAGACATTGACCATGACTACAAATGGTATCACCCTAGCAAGGAAACTTCCAAGGCTGAAAGAATGTGGCCTTACTTCTGTGAACATTAGTTTGGACACATTGGTACCTGCAAAGTTTGAGTTTATGACAAGACGGAAAGGGCATGAAAAAGTAATGAATTCAATTAATGCTGCTGTGGACCTTGGTTATAATCCTGTTAAG ttgAGACCCTTCGTCACCATTTTTATTAAACAGATAAAACATGTTCCTTCCATAAAGAGACTTCAGGATCACCCAACAGATACAGCCAAGAATTTCGCAATAGATGGACATCAAGGTAGAGTTTCATTTATCACATCAATGACGGAGCATTTTTGTGCTGGTTGCAATAGATTGCGAATACTAGCAGATGGAAACTTCAAAGTGTGTCTATTTGGTCCTTCAGAG GTAAGCTTAAGGGATCCCTTGCGACATGGTGCAGAGGATGATGAGCTTATGGAGATAATAGCAGCAGCG GTGAAGAGGAAGAAAGCTTTGCATGCTGGAATGTTTGACCTTGCAAAGACAGCAAATAGGCCTATGATACATATCGGCGGATGA
- the LOC107613488 gene encoding GTP 3',8-cyclase, mitochondrial isoform X2, which produces MGRISILEAMVNCEAGSHCASRSTNGQVNFSGNLNEYSTRTYETSCATSLDNQPKDNTVSDMLVDSFGRLHTYFRISLTERCNLRCQYCMPADGVELTPNAQLLTNAEILRLANLFVSSGVNKIRLTGGEPTVRKDIEDICMGLSKLKGLETLTMTTNGITLARKLPRLKECGLTSVNISLDTLVPAKFEFMTRRKGHEKVMNSINAAVDLGYNPVKVNGVVMRGFNDDEICDFVDLTREKPINVRFIEFMPFDGNVWNVKKLVPYSEMMDRVIKHVPSIKRLQDHPTDTAKNFAIDGHQGRVSFITSMTEHFCAGCNRLRILADGNFKVCLFGPSEVSLRDPLRHGAEDDELMEIIAAAVKRKKALHAGMFDLAKTANRPMIHIGG; this is translated from the exons CATTGTGCTAGCAGAAGTACCAATGGTCAAGTCAATTTCAGTGGCAACTTGAATGAATATTCCACAAGAACTTATGAAACATCGTGCGCTACATCGCTTGACAATCAGCCAAAGGATAACACTGTTTCTGATATGTTAGTAGATTCATTTGGACGGTTGCACACTTACTTCAGAATATCGTTAACAGAACGGTGCAATTTACGGTGTCAGTATTGTATGCCAGCAGACGGCGTGGAGCTAACTCCTAACGCTCAGCTTTTGACAAATGCTGAGATTTTGCGACTAGCAAATCTCTTTGTAAGTTCCGGGGTAAATAAAATACGGTTGACTGGTGGGGAGCCAACTGTAAGAAAGGATATTGAAGATATATGCATGGGGTTGTCAAAATTGAAGGGACTGGAGACATTGACCATGACTACAAATGGTATCACCCTAGCAAGGAAACTTCCAAGGCTGAAAGAATGTGGCCTTACTTCTGTGAACATTAGTTTGGACACATTGGTACCTGCAAAGTTTGAGTTTATGACAAGACGGAAAGGGCATGAAAAAGTAATGAATTCAATTAATGCTGCTGTGGACCTTGGTTATAATCCTGTTAAG GTCAATGGTGTTGTAATGCGTGGATTTAATGATGATGAAATATGTGACTTTGTTGATCTGACAAGAGAAAAGCCTATTAATGTTCGTTTTATAGAATTCATGCCATTTGATGGAAATGTTTGGAATGTCAAGAAGCTTGTACCCTACTCAGAAATGATGGATAGAGTG ATAAAACATGTTCCTTCCATAAAGAGACTTCAGGATCACCCAACAGATACAGCCAAGAATTTCGCAATAGATGGACATCAAGGTAGAGTTTCATTTATCACATCAATGACGGAGCATTTTTGTGCTGGTTGCAATAGATTGCGAATACTAGCAGATGGAAACTTCAAAGTGTGTCTATTTGGTCCTTCAGAG GTAAGCTTAAGGGATCCCTTGCGACATGGTGCAGAGGATGATGAGCTTATGGAGATAATAGCAGCAGCG GTGAAGAGGAAGAAAGCTTTGCATGCTGGAATGTTTGACCTTGCAAAGACAGCAAATAGGCCTATGATACATATCGGCGGATGA
- the LOC107613488 gene encoding GTP 3',8-cyclase, mitochondrial isoform X5, with amino-acid sequence MLVDSFGRLHTYFRISLTERCNLRCQYCMPADGVELTPNAQLLTNAEILRLANLFVSSGVNKIRLTGGEPTVRKDIEDICMGLSKLKGLETLTMTTNGITLARKLPRLKECGLTSVNISLDTLVPAKFEFMTRRKGHEKVMNSINAAVDLGYNPVKVNGVVMRGFNDDEICDFVDLTREKPINVRFIEFMPFDGNVWNVKKLVPYSEMMDRVIKHVPSIKRLQDHPTDTAKNFAIDGHQGRVSFITSMTEHFCAGCNRLRILADGNFKVCLFGPSEVSLRDPLRHGAEDDELMEIIAAAVKRKKALHAGMFDLAKTANRPMIHIGG; translated from the exons ATGTTAGTAGATTCATTTGGACGGTTGCACACTTACTTCAGAATATCGTTAACAGAACGGTGCAATTTACGGTGTCAGTATTGTATGCCAGCAGACGGCGTGGAGCTAACTCCTAACGCTCAGCTTTTGACAAATGCTGAGATTTTGCGACTAGCAAATCTCTTTGTAAGTTCCGGGGTAAATAAAATACGGTTGACTGGTGGGGAGCCAACTGTAAGAAAGGATATTGAAGATATATGCATGGGGTTGTCAAAATTGAAGGGACTGGAGACATTGACCATGACTACAAATGGTATCACCCTAGCAAGGAAACTTCCAAGGCTGAAAGAATGTGGCCTTACTTCTGTGAACATTAGTTTGGACACATTGGTACCTGCAAAGTTTGAGTTTATGACAAGACGGAAAGGGCATGAAAAAGTAATGAATTCAATTAATGCTGCTGTGGACCTTGGTTATAATCCTGTTAAG GTCAATGGTGTTGTAATGCGTGGATTTAATGATGATGAAATATGTGACTTTGTTGATCTGACAAGAGAAAAGCCTATTAATGTTCGTTTTATAGAATTCATGCCATTTGATGGAAATGTTTGGAATGTCAAGAAGCTTGTACCCTACTCAGAAATGATGGATAGAGTG ATAAAACATGTTCCTTCCATAAAGAGACTTCAGGATCACCCAACAGATACAGCCAAGAATTTCGCAATAGATGGACATCAAGGTAGAGTTTCATTTATCACATCAATGACGGAGCATTTTTGTGCTGGTTGCAATAGATTGCGAATACTAGCAGATGGAAACTTCAAAGTGTGTCTATTTGGTCCTTCAGAG GTAAGCTTAAGGGATCCCTTGCGACATGGTGCAGAGGATGATGAGCTTATGGAGATAATAGCAGCAGCG GTGAAGAGGAAGAAAGCTTTGCATGCTGGAATGTTTGACCTTGCAAAGACAGCAAATAGGCCTATGATACATATCGGCGGATGA